The Methanocalculus natronophilus genome contains a region encoding:
- a CDS encoding GTP-binding protein, with translation MGGFLGSGKTTTLITLGKYLADEGSKVAIVVNEVGQVGIDSDIINKFGLNTKEITSGC, from the coding sequence ATTGGTGGCTTTCTAGGTAGTGGTAAGACCACTACATTGATAACTCTTGGTAAATATCTAGCAGACGAGGGGAGCAAAGTTGCTATCGTTGTGAATGAGGTTGGCCAAGTTGGAATTGATAGTGATATAATAAATAAATTTGGTCTAAATACTAAAGAGATTACTAGTGGTTGT